A genome region from Meriones unguiculatus strain TT.TT164.6M chromosome 2, Bangor_MerUng_6.1, whole genome shotgun sequence includes the following:
- the Gpr87 gene encoding G-protein coupled receptor 87: MGLNLTLAKLPSNELYSQASHSANSTSEGLGKNSTLHNEFDTIILPVLYLVIFVASILLNGLAVWIFFHIRNKTSFIFYLKNIVVADLIMTLTFPFRIVRDAGLGPWYFEFILCKYTSVLFYANMYTSIVFLGLISVDRYLKVVKPFGDSRMYSLTFTKVLSLCVWVITAVLSLPNIILTNGQPTKENIHDCMKLKSPLGAKWHTAVTYVDSCLFVVVLVILIGCYIAISRYIHKSSRQFISQSSRKRKHNQSIRVVVAVFFTCFLPYHLCRVPFTFSHLDRLLDEPAHKILYYCKEMTLFLSACNVCLDPIIYFFMCRSFSRRLFKKSNIRTRSESIRSLQSVRRSEVRIYYDYTDV, translated from the coding sequence GTAATGAACTATACAGCCAAGCAAGTCACTCTGCGAACAGCACAAGCGAGGGACTTGGGAAGAACTCCACCCTTCACAACGAATTTGACACCATCATCCTGCCAGTGCTTTACCTGGTTATATTTGTGGCAAGCATCCTGCTGAATGGCCTGGCCGTGTGGATCTTCTTCCACATTAGGAAtaaaaccagcttcatcttttaTCTCAAAAATATAGTGGTAGCTGACCTCATAATGACGCTGACGTTCCCATTCCGAATAGTCCGAGATGCGGGACTTGGACCTTGGTACTTTGAGTTCATCCTCTGCAAATACACCTCGGTTTTGTTCTACGCAAACATGTACACATCCATTGTGTTCCTCGGGCTGATCAGTGTCGATCGCTATCTaaaggtggtaaagccttttgGTGACTCTCGCATGTACAGCCTAACCTTTACCAAAGTTTTGTCACTTTGTGTTTGGGTGATCACGGCTGTTCTGTCCTTGCCAAATATCATACTAACTAATGGGCAACCAACTAAGGAGAACATTCATGACTGCATGAAACTTAAAAGTCCTTTGGGAGCCAAGTGGCACACGGCTGTCACCTATGTGGACAGCTGTTTGTTCGTGGTCGTGCTGGTAATTCTGATCGGATGCTACATAGCCATATCCAGATACATTCACAAATCCAGCAGGCAGTTCATAAGTCAATCGAGCCGGAAGCGGAAGCACAACCAGAGCATCCGAGTGGTCGTGGCTGTGTTTTTCACCTGCTTCCTCCCTTACCACCTGTGCAGGGTCCCTTTTACTTTTAGTCACCTGGATAGGCTTTTAGATGAGCCAGCACACAAAATCCTCTATTACTGCAAAGAAATGACACTTTTCCTGTCTGCGTGCAACGTGTGCCTGGATCcaataatttatttcttcatgtGTCGGTCGTTTTCAAGAAGGCTGTTCAAGAAATCAAACATAAGAACGAGGAGCGAAAGCATCAGATCACTGCAAAGCGTCCGGAGATCAGAAGTGCGCATTTATTATGATTACACCGATGTGTAG